The DNA segment TCTttgcaattatatattatataataaaaaaatatcaactaaaggcatcattttaaataattactgtcgtttaaataattttaaggaaacttttaaattttagtataatctctgatttttatgaaaatattttaatgtgtgtcctaaaaaaaatatgtgcacttaaattaaatttcatctAAAATATAgtcttaaatttatatataataattttttgtataaatataTGATAAGATTGGAtaactttttatttaaagttaacgtttgaatttttaatttattatgtttaataataattgatttattatattttgttttattttaaaaatagagtaggtctcttgtgacacggcctcacgaatttttatctgtgagacgggttaaccctaccgacattcacaataaaaagtaatactcttggtataaaaagtaataattttttcatggatgacccaaataaaagattcgtctcacaaatatgatccgtgagacagtctcacgagtaaaatacgacccatgagaccgcctcacacaaatttttggcTAAAATATAATGAGATTTGTGAGGAAGAggtattttgagaaaaataattgaCATGACATAAAAGACGAGACGTAATTGCTATTCCAACctcaaatataataataataataataataataataataatttattctatataattattaaatttaagcaCCTCATActaattaacttaaaattttaatataaccAACATCAAagtttctttatatttttacaGTTTATTGTATGAGTTTATCAAAATTATGTCAGTAAATCTTATGTGATCAATCATCTATAagtatcatatattaataaaattaaatataaattttttaaatataaattatcaaacacaaaaaaatgtATGTCACGAAACACCAGTGATATATAAAAGATGAGAGCTGTATGAGTATTCAAGAATACATGTCATCATTTATCATACAATGATGGTTTacatgtaaaaataataatattaaaaaacaataatcaacatttaaaaatagaaaaaggtcatttaaaaaaagagaaaggaaaaggtaaaatattatgaataaattttgGGGAAATATATCTcgttttatatctttcaaataaGATAAGATAATTCGTAAGATCGAACGCTTGTTATTTTATCAAACTTTATAGTTGATGGTAATTGTAaaactctaatattttaaattatatatcagTTAAGAACTCAAATCATCACATTTTGATTGCCAAGCAGATGCAATCGTTGTGTCCCAAGAAACCCTTTACAGTATTGTACTTCTTTCgatcaatgaaaatcaaatatGTAACCTTTATTATGAAATCAATTGTAGAGCTTTTTTCGCTTTACCAAAATCTGTAACTAGTGGTGAAATAACATAtctaatcttttaaatattacaACAATTCAAGTACATATCTATTGTTTTATCaaacaaatataattattgaacTCTAATATGCTCTTACTTTAGCACAATCTTTCAAGAAACTAATACCAAGATATGCATGTAAATAATTtagtatgtttttttaaaaaagatattAAGTTAACACGGTATATCACACCATtcactaatttattatttttatttattaaaacatgTTAACACTAAGAGTATCATAATCCATATTAATATTAAAGTAggcacaaaaacttttgtgtgACGATCTTCAATGTTAATTTTGTAAAACAGATCTTCtatttaaatcatccatgaaaaaatattactttttatactaaaattattacttattattgtaaatataattaGAGTTGATATGTCTCACGTATAGTtgcttattattgtaaatataagcatgattgactcgtctcatatACCATCACGACATATTATAAAATACGTGCCTCACCATCAATATTCGGAATATCCATTTTTATTCAGAGTTTTAAAACGAGCATAGTCGACAGATTCTAGTTCAGATGACACAATGCTACATAGAGCTGTCTAGCTCATTGCCTCATCTTTCCCAAAGTAGAAGGGAAATGAGCATTAAAGCTACAACGCTAGGTGCCGCCGGTAACTAGCCCCTCCTAGGCACACCTCGTCTCAAATCCTCGTTATCTTTGCTCAAGGAATCGACCTGGGATTGAAGAATGTTGATCATTGCTTGAGCTCTCATCACTTCAATCTTCAACGTCTCCCTCTCCATTGAAACGTTCAAGATCTCGTTCTCAAGGTTGCTGATGAACTTCAAGTACCCTGGAGGCACAGATTTCTCGAGGTTGGAAGAGTCGAGTGGGTTGATCACTGGACGGTTTTCTTGGCGTTCTACGGGTTCTAGCAGCGGAAACTCAAAAGGTCCTAAAGGAAAATTTGTCGTCATCATCATTGTTGGTGGGTCTTGAGTCATTGTGGTTGAATCTTCGGATCCATTGGCGTTGCTCGAGTTAGGGTCATTGTGTTTCGATCTTTTGCTGGATAGAGAGAGCTCTCTGGGATCTTCTGATTTCTCCCTCTTGCACAAAAACTCAAGACTCTGCGACTCGACTGGATTTTCTATCTGAGGAGAAACCATGATGAGAGACTTAGGATCCTGCGTCAGATACAAAACAAgaagataaaaatatgaaatcgaTAAAGTAAAGAATCATATGGCTTTCAAAAGTATAGATTGACAGCAACAGAGACCAGATAAAAATTATTGGAGAATGCTGTTCAGAATCATAGTTTCGACTCCAAATAGTTTTTTGTTATCTACAACTTAAGAGTTCCAATGTTCCATACAGGCGAAAAGTACTTCTCAATGAGTTCACATGCGAGAAAGATTTTAAGATAAATGAGTTAAATTAAGTCCTAAAACAAAGGATTTGGTAATAAATTATCATCAGAAATTCAACGTAATTAATTGGGATCCGGTGCAAAAACTTTCCACATGTTTTACTCCAACTTAGAACATCAACCGTGGCCACCATGTGCTGGGGTAACAGAGGATGGATAAAAAACACATTGCGTCTTTTCTTCCCATCAAAGACTAGATCTCTGTTTAAAGAGGTCATCTTATGGAACAACATTTCTGGGAAGAGCTATCAAGCCAATCTTGAAATGAAGCTGTCGAACGTAAAATAATCCAAATACCAACAGCAAATAGTTTGGTGCGCTTCGAAAGAGCTTCAATCTCACAATCGCTAGTTCCTAGTTCCATTTTATATAGTTTTCAAGTCTGCTTTGTCCTAGAATTGACTGCCCAAGAATGAAAAGGCATATTTCTCCTTCATCCcccaactttttttaaaaaaaaattaggcaaAATCTAGCTGACGGACAGCTTCCTCAAAAATGAACAAAGCACTGTGAGAAATGTTTTCACCGTAGAATCGACACAACTAATGGCTCAAGAAAATGAATCAAACAAAATTTATGCGTGATTCTGCATACATAATCCACAACCTGGAATTTATATCACATCCACACCTAGCAACATTGAATCCAATGATCAACAGAGTAAGTTATAGACAAGACAGTCCACTAGTCGAGGGAATTCATTGTGACGTAATAGTTAGCACCTATCTAAAATCAATTTCAATGGTATATATTCAGAAGAAGGGACAATGAAAAACCTGTCCAATAACAGTGCACTCAACTCGAACTTCATCTTCATCACCATTGGGCACATCATCATCAGCGTCCCCTCCAGGAACCACAAGCACTGCATCATCGTCCCATTCCTCTTCAATAAAAGGGGCATAACGGTCCCCATTTGGTGGCCCGAGGCCACTTTTCTGGAAAATTCTACAGAGCACAAATGCATCCTTTTTTGCCGGAAAACAACGAATGATTGTAGCATTTATAACTCACATATAAATCAGAAATACATagacaagaaaataaataaaagcatAGAGATGAATCTCCGAAACCACATCCACACCTGCGCAACTCCAGCCCTTTCCAATTCCGTATCACAAAGCCTATACTCATGCATTACCCAATTCGTTCTCTTCCCATCCGGAGCACGCCcaatatgaaaaacaagtgtTTTTTTCATTCCTATGGCTTGATTTTTATGACGCACGGGTCGATCCTTCCCAGTTGCTTTCCAATATCCTTTGCCAGTAGCTCGATTCAGCCGAGACCCATTACCGTACTTCCTATCCACAGGGCTGAAAAAGTACCATTCTTGATCTCTAGTCTTCAGAGATGAGTATTCTGTTTAAGGCAAAAACGCACCCGTTAAATAGCGAAAAGAAACCATTCGTGCACATAGAACAAGaggaataaaaatgaaatcagaaACAACAAAATCTAATCTTATAAAAGTTTATCCAATTCTTTGATGCTAAAGAAACCTCATCTTCTTGCACTTCTCTTCACAGTAATTTAAAACCATAAAGCCCAAGGGCTTGAGTTTAATTGAGCTAGTCAAGTTAAGAATTTTGGAGGGCAAAATTTGACTTTGAACGAACAATTTAATTGGATTTATCATAACACTTGAAGCTACATTTTCCCCAACAAAATATACAAATGTCATGATCCACAAACAGAAGAATTAAAGTCACGCGCACACATTACTTAACACCACCAACAAAATTGGCAATAATTATATCCCATGTAACTTATAGTAATATCAAATCAGTTAAATTATAATCCCAAAGACTAAAGTTTGCAACTTTGCACTAAAACATCAAATAGATGAACCAAAAATACAATCGAATCAATGAAAGATAAACAAACAAAACATAGCAAACTCATTTGAGAGCACACAAaagtatttatttcatttaccAGCAAGCTCCCAAGGCTCAGATTTGTAGACATCAATTTCAATAACAGCTTGGAAACGAAAGGGTTTCCCACAAGCTTTCCTCCTCAAATAATACCTCACCAATTCTTCATCAGTCGGATGAAACCTGAACCCCGGTGCCAAAGAAGACGGCGGCGTCGCCCCCTTCCCCGCCGCCACAACCACCTCATGTCCCATCTCCACCCCAAAAAGCACAACGATCCCCTCAAAACCCaccaacaaataaataaaaatccgGTAATTCAGAACTCCCCCTCAGCAAACCTCaacacaaaaaagaaaaacccAGATGCAATAAACCAagaaaaaccaaaacaaaaaagcACCAAAGGAAGTTAGGTTCGAAagaagtgaaaaaaaaaatagaagaagatTAGAAGGCAAGCAAAGGTGTTAACACAAGATTTAAGGTGATGGGGTGTTGGGAAAGACGAGATTTTTTAGGGGTTTGGTTAATGGTTTTGCCCATTGGTTAAGAAACGAGAGTGTGTGGTGTGTGTTGAGGATGCTTGCTTGACACGGAAATCGAAAATCCAACCAAAATGTGTACATCTAGCTGTTCCTCATTGTTTTGTTTCATTTGAAGGTTGTTTGTTACCCTTTTATTCAAATTGGTCCTGAAAGTTCATGGGATTTTAGACTCATTTCCATTTTTATTGTGTCTTCCTCAaagatttattatttaaaaccaAACACTTgtgtaaaattaaatttttaaatagaaGCAAAAAAATGTGGTATGTAGGTTTTTACATTCATCGTTTTGTTTGGactaaaaaaacattttggaTTCCAAAAGTTGTAAATACAACAGACGATGAAAGTCTATTTTTTTACTTTCCACCGTTTTTTAGCATTCATGTCAACTTAAGATATTATAACTAAcaattaaatttgatatttataatCGTTATatatttagaagttagattttaatGAATTTGATACATTTACATTTGGTACGCCCATGATCACATAATTTATGACAACACGTTTTTTACAAAGTAAAGAAAAACTTTTTTCCACTACAATATCtaaactttaaattatttttaattttctggaAAAGTACTTTAATGAGCTGGTTTGAAAATGGAAACCATGGATATATTCGGGCTCCTCTCCACCACACCTGCCGGTTACAGTGACGTTTGCTCCCTTTGGAAGAAGAAAAGGCGAAGTCTTGGATTTGGAGAGATTTTTCGAGTAAGATATGCCGATGAATTCAATCAAGGGAAGTGGCGTTGACAGTGGAAGCAGAGTCCAGACGATACCCTCGGGGGGTCGCGAAGGATAGTGCAGAGTTTGAAGGAGATAGTGAGCTGTTCGGAGGCGGAGATCTATGCAGCACTCAAGGATTGAAATATGAATCTACTTTATCTACTTATATGAAAGCTTGAATAAGATGCGATGGACCAGTTTTGGTACGGttatatatcaaataaaatacagATGGCGTACATTGCTTTCTCCAATactagagatgtcaatgggacgggtatggctaaacccaagacccgccccatgaagaaaactttgacCCATTACCCGCCTCACCCCgtttaaatattcttcggacccacCCCACCTCAAATACGAAATGGGGTCGGGTAGACCCGCGAGACCCGTTAGacccgaaatttttttaaatgaaaactgtaatcttcttatcacatgactgaattatgaaacaaacaagtctctaaataaaacacaatagaaaactaattcatgtcttcgaccatacttaataataacaaacaaagtattttcacgacgtaatgaattacattaaaaaaagttactagctctccaaaaaaaatcttgtcatccccaaaaataactcatcagaacttaaacagatcaatgtaaaatcagcgagtaagcaatattttagacacattcttcctcttcatcaagaatggtaggacaagttggtaaattacttgaagaattacctacaaaattaaatagagaaaatacattgaaaaaataaaattgtaatttaaaaccgtaaaaaaatgtaatttaaagagagaaagtatagtaacaaaattaaaatgaaagtacaataacaaaataaaactgtgatttatttaccttccacCTCACCCcacaaccatcttcgcgagcatatcaatttatatccacatatatgggtgagggttatgaggcgagtattataggacccatgacccgccccatacccaTATGGGTCTGAAAAATTAGATCCGAGACCCGCtccatgacccatttagtatgcccaaacccACTCCAGATGGGGTGGGTCCATTGTGGGTCTGGGTAAAAcccggacccattgacatccctatcCAACACAGCAAGAGCTTGTGCTGTCAAAAAAAGACACTTGTGTAGGAGTTACAACATTCGGTTTTCTTCTTTATACACATAAAGAGGAGAGGCGAGATTCACGTCTAAACATGGCAAATAATCTAAGTAAGTAAATACGGTACAAATAGGGGACAAGGGaacctgaaaagataaaaattttcatatcagatttttttcattttttaacatTTTGTTCTATCAAATAAATTGCGTAGTCTTTAGAGGACATATTCTCCCTAATTTTTTGAGCCAGTCTCAGATTATCTATTGAGATATGTTATTCAACATCTTACTCAAATCTtttagtaattaaaataatatttatttatacaatTCTAATAACTTTCATCAACCCAACTTAATGGACGTAAAAGTTCATTTATACTTTTTAAATTTGTCACTTGCCAATCTAGAACATTGTATTCAAAACGAGCACGTTTACTAATAAATAAACTAGAATGAGACCTGGCCAAGGGCCGATCTGATCCGGGCTCAAATCCGAATCGGATTGTGGTCATGTGATGGTTGATCAGTCAATGAGTTTGACCCAAAACCGTGATAAAAAACGCCCTAAGAGCGGTTCAGTTACGATTTATGGGTTAAAATACTCGCGACCCGTCGAGTCGAACAATGACATTTTCCTTAAATTATTGCATTTGAAATCAACGGCCACGATTTTGAGGTCGTTGATGATCAACAACCATGATGAAGCGGTTGTTGTACAACGGTCAATCTGTCGATTCGATCCGGACTCGGACCGATGGGTCGAccattgtaatttttttcccaTGGTTTTTCCCTACAAATACCACTCAGCtccttcatttttttcttgCAATTTTCTCTCCGTCTCTAATTCACGATTCTTTATTGATTCTCAAAATATCAAGTCTCGATTATTAGTTTATTATCAATTGTCGATTTATTTCATAATTActtatatttcatatttatacaAATCACAAATGACAGAACCGAATCAAGTCACAAGGGTGGGGCAATGGAAAAGGAAAGGCCATCATGCCATTAGAGTTACAACATTGCTATTTTCTTTCATAATTTTGATTTTCCGATGAAGAACATCAATAACAAGAACAAGAGGCTCAACAATCATGTCATCATCAAAGTCAACAAAATATGAGCAATCTGACGGTACCTAAAAGTAAAACTCAAGCAGTTCCGA comes from the Primulina huaijiensis isolate GDHJ02 chromosome 8, ASM1229523v2, whole genome shotgun sequence genome and includes:
- the LOC140982982 gene encoding NAC domain containing protein 50-like isoform X1; this encodes MGHEVVVAAGKGATPPSSLAPGFRFHPTDEELVRYYLRRKACGKPFRFQAVIEIDVYKSEPWELAEYSSLKTRDQEWYFFSPVDRKYGNGSRLNRATGKGYWKATGKDRPVRHKNQAIGMKKTLVFHIGRAPDGKRTNWVMHEYRLCDTELERAGVAQDAFVLCRIFQKSGLGPPNGDRYAPFIEEEWDDDAVLVVPGGDADDDVPNGDEDEVRVECTVIGQDPKSLIMVSPQIENPVESQSLEFLCKREKSEDPRELSLSSKRSKHNDPNSSNANGSEDSTTMTQDPPTMMMTTNFPLGPFEFPLLEPVERQENRPVINPLDSSNLEKSVPPGYLKFISNLENEILNVSMERETLKIEVMRAQAMINILQSQVDSLSKDNEDLRRGVPRRG
- the LOC140982982 gene encoding NAC domain containing protein 50-like isoform X2; amino-acid sequence: MGHEVVVAAGKGATPPSSLAPGFRFHPTDEELVRYYLRRKACGKPFRFQAVIEIDVYKSEPWELAEYSSLKTRDQEWYFFSPVDRKYGNGSRLNRATGKGYWKATGKDRPVRHKNQAIGMKKTLVFHIGRAPDGKRTNWVMHEYRLCDTELERAGVAQDAFVLCRIFQKSGLGPPNGDRYAPFIEEEWDDDAVLVVPGGDADDDVPNGDEDEVRVECTVIGQIENPVESQSLEFLCKREKSEDPRELSLSSKRSKHNDPNSSNANGSEDSTTMTQDPPTMMMTTNFPLGPFEFPLLEPVERQENRPVINPLDSSNLEKSVPPGYLKFISNLENEILNVSMERETLKIEVMRAQAMINILQSQVDSLSKDNEDLRRGVPRRG